In Dehalococcoidales bacterium, one DNA window encodes the following:
- a CDS encoding helix-turn-helix transcriptional regulator, with translation MDSHQKRKRPQWTGHHIRALRSHMGLTQRELAETLGTRQQTISEWEKGMYRPRGASSMLLTIVAERALFEYRAESEDREN, from the coding sequence ATGGACAGCCACCAGAAGAGGAAACGCCCGCAATGGACCGGTCACCACATCCGTGCACTGAGGTCCCACATGGGCCTGACACAGCGTGAGCTAGCGGAAACACTCGGTACACGCCAGCAGACGATTAGCGAGTGGGAGAAGGGGATGTACCGGCCTCGTGGCGCCTCATCCATGCTGCTGACCATCGTCGCTGAGCGGGCCCTGTTTGAGTACAGGGCCGAATCCGAAGACAGGGAAAACTGA